GGAACGGATTCCGACCGCCCCGCCGTCACGATCACGGCCTCGGGCCAGACCCCCGCCGCCCCGCGCACGGATTGGGCTGCCGGTCTGGCCGACCCTTCGGCCCCGCTGAACCTTGCGGGTAAGCGTCTGCACTTCGTCGGGATCGGCGGGTGCGGGATGTCGGGGCTTGCACGCATGGCCGCGAAGCATGGGGCGCTCTGCACCGGCTCCGACATCGGCATGAGCAAGACCATCGGCCAGCTCCGCGCCGCAGGCATCGCGGTCTCGCTCAAGCAGGACGGTTCGGCGATCGAGGGCGGGCCAAAGCCGCTCGACCTACTGGTCATCAGCGCCGCGATCCGCGAGCAGCACCCCGAGGTGCTCGAGGCGATCCGCCAGGGCGCGGCCGTGATGAAGTACGCGCAGCTGTTAGGCCGGCTCATGGTCGGGCGCATGGGGGTCGCCATCGCGGGCACGCACGGCAAGTCCACAACAACCTCGATCCTCAGCCACATCCTCATACAGTCCGGGCTCGACCCCTCCTTTATCGTCGGCGCGCACTGCGAGCAGATCGGCGGCGGCTGGCGCGTCAGCGAGAAGCGCGGGATGGACGAGACACTTGTGGCCGAGGCATGTGAGTATGACCGCAGCTTCCATAACTTCAGCCCGACCCACGCGACGATTCTGAACGTCGAGGCGGACCACCTGGATTTGTATACGTCGATCGACGAGATCGTTGAGGCATTCAGGGTGTTTGCGCAGCGTGTGCCGGCGGCCGGGTCGCTGCTGGTACATCACGAGTCGCCCCACCGCCTCGCGGTCACGGCCGGTCTGTCGTGCGACGTCGAGACGATCGGCTTCGCCCCCCAGGCAGACTGGCGGGTCGAGGTGATGGCGGCCGGCGGTTGGGCGATGGGCGGCGGCGAGCAGGCCGGGGCCCACATCAAGCTCTGGCATGGCCAGGAAGCGGTCGCCCGCTGGGTCAACCCGATGCCCGGCGACCACTTCGCCTACAACGCCGCCGTCGCGGCCGTCACCGCGCACCGGCTGGGCGCGAAGTGGGGCCCGATCGCGCAGGCGGTCTCGTCGTTCAAGGGCCTCGACCGCCGCATGCAGGTCGTCGGCCAGCGCACCTTGCCCACCGCACTCACCGATACCGCGCAGCCCCCTCTACCCGTCACCGTCATCGACGACTACGGCCACCACCCGACCGAGGTCGACACCACCCTCCGCGCACTTGCGTCGCACTACAAGCCCAACCGCTTAGTCTGCGTGTTCCAGCCCCACCAGCACTCACGCACCCGGCACCTCATGGACCAGTTCGTGGTCAGTTTCGGCGCGGCGGACATCGTCATTGTCCCGGAGATCTACTTCGTGCGCGACTCCGAGCAGGAGAAACACGCGGTCACGGCCGGTGACCTCGTCGTGCGGCTACGCCAACAAGGCGTCACCGCGATGCACCTGCACCCGTTCGAGGCGATCATCGAACAACTCGAACTCATCACCCGGCCCGGCGACCTGGTCGTCACGATGGGCGCGGGCGACGTCTGGCAGATCGGGCACGCTTTCGTCGAGGGCGGCACATAGCCAATCCTATCCCCGAAGCCCACGGCATTGAGGTGAGCGGTAGCGATCCGAAACGCCGTGGGATCGAGTTGTGAAAGACGCCTCGGAAATCCCACGGCGTTGTCGCTCGCGGGGCTCGCGCTAAAGCCGCGGGCTTTAGGCGTGGACCTATCGGCGTAGCCGCCGAATCGCCGGGTGACTGGCGAGCGCGACCCCGCACTCCGGGCAGTGTTTTTGGTCGATCGAGCCGCGCAGGTCGTAGAGGCAGCCCACGCAGTGCCCTTCCCGGACGCGCCGTTGATGGCCGGACGCGCGGATGAGGGTGTAGCCGATCCATGCCAGCAGCGCGACGGCGAGGACCCACACAACGACCGCCCAGCCGGTCGGCAGGTACAGGTACGCCAGCAGCGCTCCCACAAAAGTTGGCCAGACCAGGAAGACCGAGAAGAACAGCCGGGTGACGCGCCTGCGCTCATAGGGTGTCCACTGCTGCTGGGCCCTGCTGCGCGGGAGGGTCGAGATCGTCAGCGCGGCAGCGATCTCGAACGACACCACCCCCGACAGGATCATCAGGACCGGTGCGGCGACCCACAGTAGGTCGTTCATCGACGAGTTGGCAAGTGTGGCCGGCAAGCGTGGGCTCCACCGACATCATAGGTGCGGGCCTGACGCATGGGCTTAGCCGTCGGCCATCGGGCGGCGCGATAGCGTTACCCCGACTCGGGCGTGATGACGACGGTGTCGGTGCTCGGTGCGAGTTGGGAGATGAGCATGCCGGCGAGCATCAGCGCGCAGCCGAGGTAGCCCCGCGCTGACATGGATTCGCCCAGCAGAATCGCCCCGCCCACGGCCGCGAAGAGGACTTCGCTGGACATGATCACTGCCGCAGCCGTCGGGTGGGCGCCGCGCTGTGCGACGACCTGGAGCGTAAACGCCACCGCCACCGCCATCACGCCGCAGTACGCGATCGCGTGCCACCCGGCGGTTAACTGATCGGGCGTGACTTGCTCACCCATCGCCCAGGCCCCGGCCGCGCTCAAGACGGCACAGACGAAGAACTGGATCAGCGAGAGTATCAGCGCGTCGCCGCGCTTTGAGAAAAAATCGATCAGCAGGATATGTGCCGCCCAGAACGCCGTCCCCAGCAGCACGAGC
The sequence above is a segment of the Phycisphaeraceae bacterium D3-23 genome. Coding sequences within it:
- the murC gene encoding UDP-N-acetylmuramate--L-alanine ligase is translated as MMPTPAPGTDSDRPAVTITASGQTPAAPRTDWAAGLADPSAPLNLAGKRLHFVGIGGCGMSGLARMAAKHGALCTGSDIGMSKTIGQLRAAGIAVSLKQDGSAIEGGPKPLDLLVISAAIREQHPEVLEAIRQGAAVMKYAQLLGRLMVGRMGVAIAGTHGKSTTTSILSHILIQSGLDPSFIVGAHCEQIGGGWRVSEKRGMDETLVAEACEYDRSFHNFSPTHATILNVEADHLDLYTSIDEIVEAFRVFAQRVPAAGSLLVHHESPHRLAVTAGLSCDVETIGFAPQADWRVEVMAAGGWAMGGGEQAGAHIKLWHGQEAVARWVNPMPGDHFAYNAAVAAVTAHRLGAKWGPIAQAVSSFKGLDRRMQVVGQRTLPTALTDTAQPPLPVTVIDDYGHHPTEVDTTLRALASHYKPNRLVCVFQPHQHSRTRHLMDQFVVSFGAADIVIVPEIYFVRDSEQEKHAVTAGDLVVRLRQQGVTAMHLHPFEAIIEQLELITRPGDLVVTMGAGDVWQIGHAFVEGGT